A genomic window from Scomber scombrus chromosome 18, fScoSco1.1, whole genome shotgun sequence includes:
- the gng13b gene encoding guanine nucleotide-binding protein G(I)/G(S)/G(O) subunit gamma-13b: protein MDEMDLPQMKKEVESLKYQLAFKREKSSKTVTDLVKWIEDGVPEDPFLNPELMKNNPWVEKGKCILL, encoded by the exons ATGGATGAGATGGACTTGCCCCAGATGAAGAAGGAGGTGGAGAGCCTCAAGTACCAGCTGGCCTTTAAAAGAGAGAAGTCCTCCAAAACAGTGACTGA TTTGGTGAAGTGGATAGAGGACGGCGTCCCCGAGGATCCCTTCCTGAACCCGGAGCTGATGAAGAACAACCCGTGGGTGGAGAAAGGAAAGTGCATCCTTCTCTAG
- the rad23aa gene encoding RAD23 homolog A, nucleotide excision repair protein a, translating to MQITLKTLQQQTIQVEIDPEQTVKALKEKIEAERGKDNFPVSGQKLIYAGKILQDDTPIKDYKIDEKNFVVVMVSKAKPAAAASPPVSEAPKPPVQDSGSTSTAVPASTPASAPAATPAAVPIPPEEAKEEPSAAATEPQQPASSSGAGQGLDASSALVTGAEYEAMLTEIMSMGYERERVVAALRASFNNPHRAVEYLLTGIPSSPVQETNPPVQAPASGPTEAPSLAEGENPLAFLRTQPQFLHMRQAIQQNPALLPALLQQLGRENPQLLQQISQHQELFIQMLNEPVGEGGDAPEVGELGAAGEEGAPVNYIQVTPQEKEAIERLKALGFPEALVIQAYFACEKNENLAANFLLNQGLEDD from the exons ATGCAGATCACGctaaaaacactgcagcagcagactATTCAAGTGGAGATAGACCCCGAACAAACG GTGAAGGCCTTGAAAGAGAAGAtagaagcagagagaggaaaagacaaCTTTCCTGTATCTGGGCAAAAGCTCATATATGCAGGGAAAATCCTGCAAGATGACACACCGATTAAGGACTACAAAATCGATGAGAAGAATTTTGTTGTAGTGATGGTGTCCAAG GCTAAGCCTGCAGCAGCCGCCTCGCCTCCTGTCTCAGAAGCACCCAAGCCCCCTGTACAGGACTCTGGCTCCACGTCAACAGCTGTCCCGGCCTCAACCCCAGCTTCAGCCCCCGCCGCAACCCCCGCAGCTGTCCCCATTCCCCCCGAGGAGGCCAAAGAGGAGCCCAGCGCCGCAGCCACAGAACCACAACAACCAGCCAG CTCCAGTGGTGCGGGTCAGGGTTTGGATGCCTCTTCAGCGTTGG tgacTGGAGCCGAGTACGAGGCGATGCTGACAGAGATCATGTCCATGGGctatgagagggagagagtggtGGCAGCACTACGGGCCAGTTTCAACAACCCCCACAGAGCTGTGGAGTACCTTCTCACt ggTATCCCCAGCAGCCCGGTCCAGGAGACTAATCCCCCGGTGCAGGCCCCCGCATCTGGACCCACAGAAGCTCCATCTCTAGCAGAAG GAGAGAACCCTCTGGCATTCCTGCGGACCCAGCCCCAGTTTCTGCACATGAGACAGGCCATCCAGCAGAACCCTGCTCTACTACCAGCTCTCCTCCAGCAGCTAGGCAGGGAGAACCCTCAACTTttacag CAAATCAGTCAGCATCAGGAGCTGTTCATCCAGATGCTGAACGAGCCAGTAGGAGAGGGGGGAGACGCGCCGGAGGTCGGAGAGCTGGGGGCGGCAGGGGAGGAAGGCGCGCCCGTCAACTACATCCAGGTCACACCTCAGGAGAAGGAAGCCATCGAAAGG TTAAAAGCGTTGGGTTTCCCTGAGGCTCTGGTGATCCAGGCCTACTTTGCCTGCGAGAAGAACGAGAACCTGGCGGCCAACTTTCTCCTCAACCAGGGACTGGAAGACGACTGA